In one window of Corynebacterium incognita DNA:
- a CDS encoding DUF6286 domain-containing protein, with amino-acid sequence MSAPAPRALASVRILVILLGILALAFSIVLAREAWIAWTDSPWGSWIQPLADAMASTELPAWGIPLAIISIAVGGVGVFAALKPRRRTHRALTSSTISAWTRPVDIARVCSATAQRTPGVAAARATVTSKHAHVVVNGDSEDAGLQARVHSAITTALSVLPSPPKVSVTVEAATEEMGEVYSGEEA; translated from the coding sequence GTGAGTGCTCCCGCCCCACGTGCCCTGGCGTCAGTGCGCATTCTGGTAATCCTCCTAGGCATACTCGCCCTGGCGTTTTCCATCGTGTTGGCCCGCGAGGCTTGGATCGCTTGGACCGACTCCCCCTGGGGTTCCTGGATCCAGCCACTCGCAGATGCCATGGCGAGCACAGAACTACCCGCCTGGGGCATCCCCTTGGCGATCATCTCCATCGCTGTGGGGGGCGTCGGGGTCTTTGCCGCGCTGAAGCCGCGGCGACGCACCCACCGCGCACTGACCTCTAGCACTATCTCTGCCTGGACGCGCCCCGTGGACATCGCCCGCGTATGTTCCGCCACCGCCCAGCGCACCCCTGGTGTCGCAGCGGCTCGAGCGACAGTGACCTCCAAGCACGCACACGTCGTTGTCAACGGTGACTCCGAGGACGCTGGGCTGCAGGCGCGTGTCCACTCCGCAATCACCACCGCGCTCAGCGTGCTGCCCTCCCCGCCGAAGGTATCGGTGACCGTGGAAGCCGCCACCGAGGAAATGGGCGAAGTGTACAGCGGAGAGGAGGCCTGA